The Lolium rigidum isolate FL_2022 chromosome 2, APGP_CSIRO_Lrig_0.1, whole genome shotgun sequence genomic interval ACTGCAGCTTCGAGTTTTCCGCTCACGTCCACCGTCATCAATGCCCAGTAAAAGTAAAACCGGGACTGCTTCGTTTCCCTTCTTCTCCTATAAGGAACCCAGAACCCACTACTTCCCACAGTCCCCACTCAaccagccctccgactcgccgcCGCTCCCGCACAATGACCTCCCGCAGCACTCACTTCGAGGTCCAGCCCTCCACCGACGCCTTCGACGTCCCTCCCATCTGCAGCAGATACGAAGGTTACGACGACGATGAGTACCTCTCGCTCAGCCGGCGCCGCCGCTTCGTCGTCGACCTCGACGAAGACAGCCCTCCTTCCTCCCCCACCTTGCTCCGGCTCAGCAGGTACTCTTCGTCCCTCGCCCGGCAGTCTCGGCTGCACACCAAGTCCATCTACCGTCGCGGCAGCGCTTCCCTCGCTGCACCTTTGGGATTCAAGcacgcggctgcggctgcggcgtcTTCAAGTTCAACGGAGGCCGTCATCCTTGGCCAGGCGGCGGATGAGAATCCGCTGCTGAGGCCTCGCCATCTGTCCTGCGGTGCTTCTGCCAGCGCCTCCCTCCGGTACACACCGGCCCCGGCTGCAAGAACGGTGAGCCCGGTCGCCTCTTCGACCTCTCCGCCGCCGACCGGTTCGTGGGCCGCCTCGGCCTACGCCCCTGGCCGTAGTATCCCCCGATCCGCGCCGAAGCCGCCCGTTGTCAAAACCCCGGCCACCACATTGAACACTTCTGCTGGAGGTGGCCCCAGTTTTCTCGCCGGCGCCGCGCCCAGGGCGGGGGCAAAGAAGGAGAAGGCTTTGCGAGCGTACGGACGGGACATGACGGCCGCGGTCGGCAACACCGATCCAGTGATCGGACGCGATGACGAGATCGATCGCGTTGTCTGCATCCTCTGCCGCCGTACCAAGAACAGCGCTGTGCTAGTCGGCGCGCCGGGGGTTGGCAAGACGGCCATTGCAGAGGGCCTCGCCCAGCGCATCGCCGCTGGGACGGTCCCTGCCGCGCTTGCTGGAGCGCGCCTTGTGGAGGTCGACCTTGGTGCGATGGTGGCCGGGACCCAGTACCGCGGCATGTTTGAGGAACGACTGAAGAATGTGATCAAGGAGGCGGAGGATGCAAACAGTAAGGTTATTCTGTTCATCGATGAGGTGCACATGCTCGTTGGCGCCGGGAAGTGCGGTGGCGGCAGCATGGACGGCGCCAACCTGCTGAAGCCGGCATTGGCCCGTGGCCGTATCCGTTGTGTGGGCGCAACGACTTTTGATGAGTACCGCAAGTACATCGAAAAAGATGCCGCATTGGAGCGGCGGTTCCAGATGGTGCACGTGGAGGAGCCGAGCACACAGGCAACAATTGCCATTCTGCAGGGTCTAAAACGGAGGTATGAAGAGCACCATGGTTTGAGAATTCAGGATGctgctcttgttgctgctgcacAGCTTGCTGGGCGCTACATAACTGGTGAGCAATCTTAACTTTGTTTACATCTTGCTTGCATTGGTTTCGCTGATGCTGCATTAATATGGCCACCTAGGGTTTGGCTTGGTGTGGCTGGTGGATATATCTGTTGCTGATAGAAAACATTGCTTTTTGTATGATCGTTAGTTGTATACGCAGATAGGATTTTTCATTCCAAAAGG includes:
- the LOC124690103 gene encoding uncharacterized protein LOC124690103, which codes for MTSRSTHFEVQPSTDAFDVPPICSRYEGYDDDEYLSLSRRRRFVVDLDEDSPPSSPTLLRLSRYSSSLARQSRLHTKSIYRRGSASLAAPLGFKHAAAAAASSSSTEAVILGQAADENPLLRPRHLSCGASASASLRYTPAPAARTVSPVA